TCCTAACTCTGTTCACTGCCTGTGTACTGACCTCTACTtccctcctagacctcgtccccaGCCTAGCTCTTCTGTTTCTCTTGGACTCTGCTCTCTCTGTGTGACCCGGGACCAACCTGACACTCTGCCTAACACTCGCTACTCGCCTTCGGAGAATGTTATATGTTCAATAAAAGCGATATTGTTCCACAGTTGGATCCTTCTCTCCCTGGTTCATATGTTACAGCAGAGATGTCTGCCACTTGCTCGATTAACCTTTCACACTAATGGGAGAGTGAATTCATAAGTACTCGTCTGCTACcctttgaattaatctaatgagCACTTCTGCGGCCATGTTTAAAAAACTCGCCTGTGCTGCTTAGCGTGATAtagtcccgtcctgattggctgcctgaGGTGGAAGaccatgaaaatgaaaatgcattCTGCTCGGAAtgtgttttcaaaatgcattttgacacagaGTGAGCGCcgttggtatcgtaatgttattgcaaacaggagAGGCACTATATTCCCTTTAACATTTGAATTTTGACATCTTTTTAGTGAGGTGGTGATGttaaaaattacatttcaaacacattatcatggaatgcaaatgcatattgaatgaataacattttaattataattttgatacaacctttgcatgtgTAACGTGGGGAGGAGGCGGGCACGACGAGGCACGTTGCGGTGAGAAACACGCACTTTAATAAACACAAAAAGTGGAGTCCAGCGCGAGTAGCACATAGCACTCTGAACAcatcagcgcacacacacacacaggcacgagctgtagacaaagacgagcacgagacattgtgtgaacgcacattaaataagtgcAGAACACATTTCCCCGTGATCAcaaaacaaggcacaggtgagaccaatgaacACGTTCactaacgacccacacccacggaactacaaacatggacataactgcacgcagacaacataacaacaggcccacaaggaggggtctggagctgtcaccgtgataGCATAgaacttgataattcaaatcgggaaatacattttcatttcaataaaggcacaaataaagcatcaaaatgtatgtgtaaatgaaatatgaacagACGTCTACCagattgcaaatgtaaatggaattattgcatttgaattagaattttgagcttaaagttgcttgtatgaatgtaacatgtaaatgcaaatttagGATTACATTGCCATTTTGAGTGTTACATTTTAACTTTAATTTAGAGACTGATTTACTTCTATAAACTGTATACTGTATTATATCGTATTACTGTATTATACGGAACAGAAGGAAACATGAGGAATAAGTGCATATCAATGATTTCTATATTGTACGTATGTTCAAAAACATCCAGAAATCTCTGGAAAATCCAGAGAAGGTCCCTTCCCTTTAAATACTTTTTTGAGGCCTGTGTCTAAATATTTATTGCATTGGTAGAAAATAGGAGAACACCTCAATCCAGATAGTTAATTTAAATGTGTTTATAATCCTTGTAAACTGTGGTGCCTCATCCATCCTAATTAAATgattacaaatgacaaaaatCAAAATTCAAAAagcttaataattttattaaGCTTATTAAGGAAGAATTTGAAAATCAGCCCAACTGTGACGCGGGAggcgacagacggacgagacacagatccgCTGGTTTTGGCaacagacgtcacgtttattcacaagtattgcgcaatagcgcacgagaaacatgtaacactcacacagacgtgtcaactatagacaacgacgagcacaggacactgcgcgagcgcacattaaatagacaaaccacattagccccacgtgattacgagacgagtcacaggtgagacatattATCACAGGACACAACCACtaccacggagatacacagacgcagacgatgcacgtggacaacgtaaacacacacccaaaagggaggggccggggtcctcaacgtgacaccaaCACTTATCAACATGCTAAACGTTTCTAAGGAGTATTAAATTATTAAATCATATTTCACTCCTAGTAGCACACTTGGACATGAGTGTTAATAAGTGTTAGATGTGTCACTCATACTGGAGTGGGAATAAATTTATATTGACCAAATACACTACACAGAAGAGTAACATAATATTAAAACTTTCACTTTGTAGTAGTTAACAGTCAGGTAATTAatgtttatgtttatatttacatttatgttcCACTGTTACTGATATGTTTGCTGGTAAGATCTTAATAGGAGAGGACCTGCATGTAGAGAATAATGGGAAAACAGTGTCAGTAAAAGTGTATGTTATAGTGTacaggtgtgaactggttagaagatcagtgaatgtcactttccccctgtcccagtccagctgaactctgaccctctgcacttTCTTTGTAGGTGTGAAGAGGTGAGATCTCTGTCCAGGACAGAATGTCCAGTATTTATCATTGTTTTTAAAGTAGCTTAAACCCCACACTGAATCCCAGAACCTCCCTCCCTTTATCCATTCAGACCCTCTAATTACACCCAGTGCCCAGTAttcactgtctccaacatcaacatcccagcagtgtgtccctgagttaaagccctcagCGCCCAGTACATATGGACACTCATCAATTCTCTCTGGCTTATCAGGAAGCAGTGAATTCTGTGGTCTCTCttctacagtagtgagatcatcagacaggtggagttCTGGATTGGCATtgttggggtccagagtaacagggtctgaggagagagaacagaatgaatcatcatgttcttcatgtgtttatgtgatgaggtcacatctacagactgcaggccctttactctgagtgaaatgctgcagtaggttgataagagggaagtgatggtgatgttgtgtgttcaccacacacccctgcagtacttgtgtgcctgttgttttgacactttaaattgtgtctgttttattaatttatataacagccctagttaaagtaacaaatgatctcctccctgcctcagatcaaggctatgtatctctgctagtgcttcttgatcttagtgcggCATTCGACACAATAGATCACAGGATCTTAATAGAATGGTTAGAAAGCTGGGTTGGAATCGACGACCAGTTGAACAAccagagtgggtggtgtgtagaggtggagagtgggtggtgtgtagagggggagagtgggtggtgtagaggtggagagtgggtggtgtagaggtggagagtgggtggtgtgtagagggggagagtgggtggtgtagaggtggagagtgggtgatgtgtataggtggagagtgggtggtgtgtagaggtagagattgggtggtgtagaggtggagattgggtggtgtgtagaggtgagagtgggtggtgtagaggtggagagtggtggtgtgtagaggtggagagtgggtggtgtagaggtggtgagtgggtggtgtgtagaggtggagagtgtgtggtgtagaggtggagagtgggtggtgtgtagaggtgaagagtgggtggtgtgtagaggtggagagtgggtggtgtgtagaggggagagtgggtggtgtagaggtggagagtgggtggtgtagagggggagagtgggtggtgtagagggggagagtgggtggtgtagagtttgcctctcagcactggggtcttgggttcaagtccctatctgagtggagtttccatgttctccccgtgtctgcgtgggtttcctccgggatctctggtttcctcccatagtccaaaaacatggaggttaggtaaattggcagtccagacaaattctccctgagtgtgtgtctgtgtctctctctgttcaataaaaacaagttgtcgtctgagtgtgtgtgcttgtatgcccagtggtggatggtgctctgccactagggtctgtcctctctccccttcctgcaccccattcagtcccccagggggctgtggatcccggtagagagtacgctgtgcgcaattggctgccgcttctcgccggtgtgtgattggttgtctgtaacgtagctgtgttaacaattgtaaagcgccttgggtatctagataaggcgctatataaattgaaacattcattcattcattcattcatagagttctaattgtgaggagaacataattactctaattaatcaaagaacaccaaaactcacagtactggagaatcttctgcattctctcccagactctgaacttcaggttggaaagatgttttgctaCATGGATCAGATCTACTAACAACTTTTCAGATTTCTTTGGGGTGTGATGAACACTgaaaattttttattattattattaataataaataaataaatattatttattatatatcttatgcaaattatttaacattttaattgacatgtttaatgtatttttctcatTTTTGCACATAATTCAAAGTatttctgtcacgttgaggaccccggctcctcccttttgggcgtgtgtttatgtcgtctacgtctcctagtctgcgtcagtggatctccgtgggtgtggttgtgtcttgtgctgattcgtctcacctgtggcttgtctcgtcatcacgtggggtttatgtggtttgtctatttaatgtgagttcgcgcagcgtcctgtgctcgtcgttgtctgagtctatgTGTGTGGATACGTTTATTCATGTTCTACGTGCCCTATCAGCGCTATATATGTCCTAATAAACATGTGACAAACACAATGTGTAACACAATATGGAgatcaaacagaaataataatcacTTACTGTTTCAATGTGGATGAGACGTTCTGATAAGGAAACAGAGGGACAACTGTacacagaaagagaaaaaaaaccatTTAAGTCCATCAGTAAATGATGTGACtgagtgattcttactagtaagaacgggatgttctcagcttccatctccttctctgtgtttctgatttgatctgaaagagatgctatttctccactcatctcctcaatcttcctcctcatctcgtgactcttctgctcctcttcctccttcagtgcagctattcttgctgcttcttcatctcttagaaactggtggatcttctcaaactcctcctttatctgcctctctgtgtgctgggcctgatactggaatgggagatgatgaggaaatataaactgtccaaatgtgtgtgtttcattatggtgtacgtggacagtgatcacagcaccattcagaactcagagtgacctttcaccttaatgtgtgctgctgttttctcacaggCTTGTTTATCTTCCTCTAAGaccttcagatgctgctgtagagactccagtgaggtcttgagtttgttctacagTTTAAAATTGTTTAGTTAAGAGTAAGAGTCTTACAGTAGGTGTAAACTGTGAATGTAGAAAAGTGCTGAGAGTCTCATAGAGTGAAACTGTAGAGATCAGAATGGCAGGTTTCATCTTTCCCCACAGGACCCTTCTCACTTATGTCTAATATAGAGATAGAACTGTGTTGGAGAATTTGATCTTCATAGACTTTATTAAACATATAGACACAGagtttaactgagttactttgaTCACTGGGCATTTCTTCTGGTTTAGTCATACAAGTCACATGTATTTGGTGGTTCTTTAGCTGGAACCACACCCACTAACACAACAATATAGTCATTTACTCATTTCAGAAGCATATATAGACATTTTGATTGTGAAATGTAatttcataccttaaagtcacacacagcttcctctactggacagcagtcgtgagttttatgtgcctttgaaatctgacacaccacacacacaggctgttggtcctccagacagaagactttgagtttctcattgtgcagactgcagagaacctcagaccctgctgaagaTCTCTGACTCCTGCTCGCTAGAAAAGCCTCACACAAGTTCTTTAGTGCACGATTACAGGGAGGATCGTCTCTTGAAGATCTTCtcctacaaactggacattcttgagaccccttggtttcccagaactgctgcagacaggttttacacacactgtggctacatgACAGTATAACAGGATCTctgaagatgtcacagcacacaggacatgaaaactcttcttctgacagagggtttgtagcagccatttcctccaacagctgctgtgctgtttctctgtacaaCAACAAACAGGAGAGAATCAGTCACTGTAATCCTTTATCCAGCTGAAGGAGTTTAGACTCCTTTCAGAAATAAGGCAGAAAGAAGTAAATACCAGATTTAAGAGGTTATCATAATATTTATAACATACCTAACGGCAGAATTAATAAAGACTAGTGTGTCATTCCCAGATTTActtcctcaaacaggcaggcgtgtacagggaggaggagctTTGGTAAAAGATTTCATAAGCTGAAAACCAGATGATTTCTCCACCAGATGGCGACACAGcatcggagagagagagagagagagagagagagagagagagagtggagacaggaggacattatgtgtgagtgagacaggagacagagagactccTGCAGCTGGAGGAACAGAGAGGAAAAATAGATCAAACATGAAGATAATGTGAGTCACATGACCAGATCCCTCTACTCTATTTATTATGATTGGTGGATAAAGTTCAGAGGGGCCTAAGACATCAGATCACTGAGAGTTATCATGTCAAAGTTTTTGTATACTGACATTAATTCAATATCTGTTCCTTGGCTCTCATCCTCTGTGTGTATAGATGATGTTACATGTTTTAATTGTGTATTTTAGAAGGTGTTGAGGCAGGAGTGTGTGATAGAGAGTGGCAGACACAGTCAGAGGGGTCAATCCTCAGTAGATCAGGAACAGAAACACCAGAtcttaacactaacactagtgcatgtttgttacagctcaacagtgcagtactgagaagagaggaagaatTTGAAAACACCAGGAGGTCCTTAGACACCATTGAAATGATATTACACCATTTGCAAACAATGAAAGCAGAGCTTTGCAGTGGAGAACAGTCAAGTGAAGGAGCCCTCACTAAAAAGAGTGATGGAGACATCTGCACAACAGAAAGAGAGTGATCACTCTCACTTAGaaaaacagaggaagagagaaaggtggaCCTGACCTGGGAGAAGAATGAAATGGAAGGAGATCTCCAGAAAATAAAGGACAGAGTGACCTATCTGGAGAGATTCATAATGCaagaaaaagaagagaagagagagatggaggatgtgATGACCAGAGAGAatacactgaacacactgaaggagatggagagactgagagagatggagagagtgagagagatggagagacagagatggagagagtgagagaaatggagggattgagagagatggagagactgagagatggagagagatggagagacagagatggtgagagtgagagaaatggagggattgagagagatggagagactgagagagatggagagatggagagagtgagagagatggagagacagagatggagagagtgagataaaTGGAGGGattgagagagatggagagactgagagagatagagagatggagagagtgagagagatggagagacagagatggagagagtgagagagatggagagagtgagagagatggagagacagagatggagagagtgagataaaTGGAGGGattgagagagatggagagactgagagagatagagagatggagagagtgagagagatggagagacagagatggagagagtgagagaaatggagggattgagagagatggagagactgagagagataaagagagtgagagagatggagagagtcaGAGAAATGGAGAAGAACTGAAGATGGAGTTGGAGTAACCGAAGGGCAGAATATGAGAGACTGCAATATGAGAAGAAAACAAATTGGACTATGAGATAAACAGATAATCATTGTCATGCCTTCATTAGCATAAGAACGTGACTATGAGAAGAACGTGTTATTCATGTTTTGTTCGAGTTTCCTCATAACAGTCCAAAATTGGATAGATATTTTACTGAgaccaaattatttatatgtCTCATTCATAAAGTGTTTAATAAGGTTCTTCATTTTTATGGCAAAAAGCCATCACACTTTTACATGTGCATCAGGGACAATAATCAGAATGGTCATCACACTTATAAACTTTGACACCGGTCAATACACCAGATCCACATCTCTCACACATAATTCATAATTACAGAAATACAGTGGTCTGCATCAATCTCTCTGCATATCTAGAATTTAAAAAGGTCATGACAGATGTCACTGCAGGATTAAATACactttaattaaaaaatttaattattGAATTAGAAGTATGATATACAGTGCTGATACAGTTTTACTGATATCTCTGCTGACAAAATCGTCATAGGAGAGGAACTGTAACTGCAGAATAATGGGAAAACAgtgtcagtaaaagtgtgtgttatagtgtgcaggtgtaaactggttagaagatcagtgaatgtcactttccccctgtcccagtccagctgaactctgaccctctgcacttTCTCTGTAGGTGTGAGGTAGTGATCTGTGTGTCCTGGGCACTGTGTCCAGTATTTACCAGTGCTTTTATAGTAACATAAACCCCACACT
The window above is part of the Brachyhypopomus gauderio isolate BG-103 unplaced genomic scaffold, BGAUD_0.2 sc127, whole genome shotgun sequence genome. Proteins encoded here:
- the LOC143498950 gene encoding E3 ubiquitin-protein ligase TRIM39-like isoform X1, with amino-acid sequence MAATNPLSEEEFSCPVCCDIFRDPVILSCSHSVCKTCLQQFWETKGSQECPVCRRRSSRDDPPCNRALKNLCEAFLASRSQRSSAGSEVLCSLHNEKLKVFCLEDQQPVCVVCQISKAHKTHDCCPVEEAVCDFKNKLKTSLESLQQHLKVLEEDKQACEKTAAHIKYQAQHTERQIKEEFEKIHQFLRDEEAARIAALKEEEEQKSHEMRRKIEEMSGEIASLSDQIRNTEKEMEAENIPFLLNVSSTLKHVHHTPKKSEKLLVDLIHVAKHLSNLKFRVWERMQKILQYYPVTLDPNNANPELHLSDDLTTVEERPQNSLLPDKPERIDECPYVLGAEGFNSGTHCWDVDVGDSEYWALGVIRGSEWIKGGRFWDSVWGLSYFKNNDKYWTFCPGQRSHLFTPTKKVQRVRVQLDWDRGKVTFTDLLTSSHLYTITYTFTDTVFPLFSTCRSSPIKILPANISVTVEHKCKYKHKH
- the LOC143498950 gene encoding E3 ubiquitin-protein ligase TRIM35-like isoform X2, which translates into the protein MAATNPLSEEEFSCPVCCDIFRDPVILSCSHSVCKTCLQQFWETKGSQECPVCRRRSSRDDPPCNRALKNLCEAFLASRSQRSSAGSEVLCSLHNEKLKVFCLEDQQPVCVVCQISKAHKTHDCCPVEEAVCDFKYQAQHTERQIKEEFEKIHQFLRDEEAARIAALKEEEEQKSHEMRRKIEEMSGEIASLSDQIRNTEKEMEAENIPFLLNVSSTLKHVHHTPKKSEKLLVDLIHVAKHLSNLKFRVWERMQKILQYYPVTLDPNNANPELHLSDDLTTVEERPQNSLLPDKPERIDECPYVLGAEGFNSGTHCWDVDVGDSEYWALGVIRGSEWIKGGRFWDSVWGLSYFKNNDKYWTFCPGQRSHLFTPTKKVQRVRVQLDWDRGKVTFTDLLTSSHLYTITYTFTDTVFPLFSTCRSSPIKILPANISVTVEHKCKYKHKH
- the LOC143498950 gene encoding E3 ubiquitin-protein ligase TRIM35-like isoform X5 is translated as MAATNPLSEEEFSCPVCCDIFRDPVILSCSHSVCKTCLQQFWETKGSQECPVCRRRSSRDDPPCNRALKNLCEAFLASRSQRSSAGSEVLCSLHNEKLKVFCLEDQQPVCVVCQISKAHKTHDCCPVEEAVCDFKNKLKTSLESLQQHLKVLEEDKQACEKTAAHIKYQAQHTERQIKEEFEKIHQFLRDEEAARIAALKEEEEQKSHEMRRKIEEMSGEIASLSDQIRNTEKEMEAENIPFLLTLLLWTPTMPIQNSTCLMISLL
- the LOC143498950 gene encoding E3 ubiquitin-protein ligase TRIM35-like isoform X3 gives rise to the protein MAATNPLSEEEFSCPVCCDIFRDPVILSCSHSVCKTCLQQFWETKGSQECPVCRRRSSRDDPPCNRALKNLCEAFLASRSQRSSAGSEVLCSLHNEKLKVFCLEDQQPVCVVCQISKAHKTHDCCPVEEAVCDFKNKLKTSLESLQQHLKVLEEDKQACEKTAAHIKYQAQHTERQIKEEFEKIHQFLRDEEAARIAALKEEEEQKSHEMRRKIEEMSGEIASLSDQIRNTEKEMEAENIPFLLVRITQSHHLLMDLNGFFSLSVYSCPSVSLSERLIHIETTLLLWTPTMPIQNSTCLMISLL
- the LOC143498950 gene encoding E3 ubiquitin-protein ligase TRIM35-like isoform X4, with the protein product MAATNPLSEEEFSCPVCCDIFRDPVILSCSHSVCKTCLQQFWETKGSQECPVCRRRSSRDDPPCNRALKNLCEAFLASRSQRSSAGSEVLCSLHNEKLKVFCLEDQQPVCVVCQISKAHKTHDCCPVEEAVCDFKNKLKTSLESLQQHLKVLEEDKQACEKTAAHIKYQAQHTERQIKEEFEKIHQFLRDEEAARIAALKEEEEQKSHEMRRKIEEMSGEIASLSDQIRNTEKEMEAENIPFLLNVSSTLKQPCYSGPQQCQSRTPPV
- the LOC143498950 gene encoding E3 ubiquitin-protein ligase TRIM35-like isoform X6; translated protein: MAATNPLSEEEFSCPVCCDIFRDPVILSCSHSVCKTCLQQFWETKGSQECPVCRRRSSRDDPPCNRALKNLCEAFLASRSQRSSAGSEVLCSLHNEKLKVFCLEDQQPVCVVCQISKAHKTHDCCPVEEAVCDFKNKLKTSLESLQQHLKVLEEDKQACEKTAAHIKYQAQHTERQIKEEFEKIHQFLRDEEAARIAALKEEEEQKSHEMRRKIEEMSGEIASLSDQIRNTEKEMEAENIPFLLLSLCFLIRTSHPH